Part of the bacterium genome, CGTTGTTGTTGCTGGTGAAGGCCCCGATGAAGGCGGAGCGGCCTCCGTAGCCGTTGCCCTCGAGGATCTCGTTGTCCAGGAACTGGCAATTGAGGCACGGCTGCCAGCCCCAGTCGTGGGGGTTGAGGCCCCAGGCGAAGAAGCCGTCCATCCGCGCGCCCTTGTTGCCGGCGACGATGGTGTCGAGCCCCGAGCCGTAGAGCTGGAACGCCCCGCCGTCCTCGAAGGTGTTGCCGATGAACAGGTTCCGCCCGCGGTGCGGCACGATGGAAAGCAGCGACGTGTCATCGGGCGCGATGTCCCAGGCCCGGTCCACGTCCCACTCGCGCCCCGCGTTCCTGGTCACCCAGCGCCACTGCCCGGCGCCGGTGCCGTCGAGGATGACGCAGGCCGCGCCGGCCCAGTCGGTGTGACGGCCCGGCGGGGCGTAGTCCTTGAAGGTGGGGTCGGCCGCCAGCGTCAGGTGCGTGCCCGAGACGGCAGCGACCTGGCCGAAGTACGCCCCGCCGCCAGCGTCCAGCGTCATCATCTCGCGGTCGGCGCCGTACATGTGCTGCAGGCGGTTGCGCGCGTAGTAGATGTGGCAGCAGGCGTTGGTCCAGAAGGTGTGGATATCGTTGCCGATGGCCAGCAGGTCGTTGCCCGCGATGAGGTTGTCCTCGAAGATCAGCCGGTCGGCGTTCTCGATGCTGTAGCCGCGCCCACCGTACAGCAGCGTGTTGCGGGCGATGACACCGTACTTGGCCCGCAGGCCGGAGAAGGCATAGTTGCTCGCATAGATGTCGCAGTCGGTGACGGAGAAGTTGCGCCCACGCAACTGGACCGCGGCCCCGCACTTGCGGTGGGTGGCCGGCGTCTGCTTGCCCCGGTACGGGATGCCGGGCTCCTCGAACATGAAGTAAACGTTGGCGCGAATGCGAACGCGGCGGAGGAACGTGCCGACCGAGGTGTCCTCATCCTCGACCACGTTGCGGTGGTTCTGGCAGTACAGCGACAGGTTCTCCAGGCCGAACTTCGGGCCGTGGATGAGCGCTTGGGGCGGCTGGTCGAGGTCCGGCCAGTAGAGGTTGACCAGTGCCATGTCCTCGCCGCGCAGGATGGTGCCGGGCGGCAGCTTCAGCTCGCCCTTGATCTGGTAGCGCCCGCGAGGGAAGTAGACGACCCCGCCGCCGTTCGCCTCGGCCTGGGCCAGGGCGGCGCGTACGGCGGCGTCGCTGTCGTCACCGAAGTCGCGGACGTTGAAGATGTCGGGCTTCCACTGCTCGGGCGCGGTGAGGGTGATCTTGCCCAGCGAGTACGTGCCTGCCTTGCCGCCCCAGCCGTTGTAGAGGACGACCTCGTACTCGCGCGCAGCCAGGAACTTGCTGTCCAGCTTCACCGCAACGGTCCAGGGGTCGAGCTTGCGCACCGGCAGCCCCACCTGCGCCCCCAGCGCCCGCAGGCCGATGCTGGAACGCTCCGACATGCTCAGGCAGACGCCGAAGCAACGGAGCCAGCCGCCGAGCGAGGCCGTCTCTCCCCCATCGCCCTGCCACCACCAGACCTCGCAACCGTTGAGGAAATGGGCGGCAGAGGTCTGCCCGTCGCTGCTGACGCGGCAGGCGTATATGCCTTTGGGGAAGTCGGCGGGGACGACGAACTTGAGGTTGTGGGCGCTAACCTGCAGCGCCGGCACGCGCGTCCAGCGCTCGACGGTGTCACGCACGCCCTCGGCCTTGTTCTGGACGCAGCCCACTTCGACCACAGGGCTGTTCCCGAAGCCCCCGCCCATCAGCAGGCAGGTCTCATCCGGGCCGACCGGAGAGGAGGCCCAGAAGATGACGGGCGCAGCCAGCGCCGCGTTGACGCTCAACAGCATCCCAGCGCCCAGGAGCCATCGCATCGCTTTCCCTCCATCCCGTCGTTCCCGATTCCCGCCGTCAGTGCTTCGCCCAGTCCAGCTTCATCTGCTCCCGCGCCCCGACGGCCTGCTGGATGGGCCACGAGGCCCGCAGCTCATCCTGGTAGGGCCCGATCTGGTCCATGGGGATCGGCTTGAAGCCCAGCTTGAGGGCCGGGGAGTCGGGGTGGAGGCGGTAGTTGTCCGCGGCGCGATCCACGAAGTGCGGGTCGGCGATGACCGAGTGCGTGTCCAGGCCCAGCGCCTGCCATGCCTCCCATTCGCTCATCACGTCGGCCTCGCGCAGCTCCACGTCATCCACCCAGATCGTGCCCGTCCCTTGCGACACGTCAAGGCGGATGCAGATCTTGCTCATGCCTTCGTGGTAGTCGCTGTCGCCCGGTGCGGGGAAGCGGAAGGTGCACTCCACACGCTGCCACTCCGGCCGGGCCTTGACGCCGGTGTGCCTGGCCCAGAAGTACTTCCCGGCTTCATACGCCTGGGGCATGATCGCGCACGAGGTGGGCTCGTCCGCGCGGAAGCTCGCGGCCAGGCGGTACGTCTGGCCGGGCTTCATCGGGATGTCCTGGCTGTTGAAGTTGACGACGAGCCTCTGCCCGCTGGCGTCCGTCACGGTGCCGTCGCCCACGATCTTCAGGGACTGCTTGCCCGACAGGTGCTGTGTCACGTCGAGCCCTGCCTGCGAGTTGTTGGGTCGCACGCCCCAGTGCCAGCCCTCGGGCAGCTTGCCCGGCTCGCCGGCCTCGAAATCGGGACTGGGGGCGAGGTTCGGGCCGCTCACACTCCGGGTGCGCGTCACGCTGGTGCGGAGCGGCTGGCCCTCGCTCCAGATGAGGTTGTAGTCGGACTCGGTCTGGTCGAAGGGCAGGTTGGCGTGTGCGTACAGCCGGACCGCCGGCCCGCGGTAGGCCACGATGTTGCGCACGAACTTGTTGCCGGCCATCTGCCAGGCGTCATCCAGGCTCTTGGTCAAGGCCTCGTAGCCGGGGTACTTCAGATACGCGGCGGTGCCGTGGAACTTGTTCCACGCCTCGGTCATCATGGGGACCGGGTGGCCGCCCTTCACATAGCCGCTGTACTGCATCTCGTTGTCGCGGCCGTCCACAAGAATGTTGTTCTCGATGACGTTGTCGCGCCCGCCGTGAACGTGGACGCCGCCGAGGATCGTGCGGACGATGACATTGCCGTAGACGTGGACGCCGCAGGTGCCGTCATCGAGATACACGCCCCAGTTCATGTGCGGGCTGACCCACTGGCCGTTCTCCTGGCCGAAGCCCACGATGTCGTGCAGGTAGTTGTAGCGGATCTCCGTCCCGCGCTTGCTCCAGTCCACCTGCCACGAGTAGATGGCGCCACAGTCGGCGGTCTCGAGGTTGCAGTGACGGATCTCGTTGTACTCCAGCACGTGGTCGCTGCCGCCCCACACAATGCCGAAGCGCGGGCAGTCGTGGATGAGATTGTGCGAGGCGCGGTTGCCGACGCCGTTGCACGACACGCCCACGCCCTGCTTGTAGTACACCCCGGTGTGATGCAGGTAGTTGTTGTCGGCGACGTTCCCGGCGAGTTCGAGCGTGTCGCGGTTGCCACCGTTGAGGCTGATGGCGTCGCGGCCCACGTCGTGGATGTCGCAGCCCACGATGCTGTTGCCGTGGCCGCCGCTGATGCTGACGCCCGAGCCGTTGTAGTCGCCCACATTGCGGATGACGCTGGCCTCCAGGCGGCAGTCGTTGGTGTCACGCATGGCGACCGCCGTGCCCTCGGCGCACTCGAAGGTGAAGCCGCGGAACGTCACGTACGAGGCCCCGTCCTTCAGCTCCAGGATGGTGCGCAGCACCGGGGCGCAGACGGTCATCGTGGTCGGGTCCGCGCCGTCGGGCGGCCAGAAGTACAGCGTGCCAGTGGTCTTGTCGAGGTACCACTCACCGGGGGCGTCCAGCTCCTCGAAGAGGTTCTGGACCCAGTAGCGGTCGCCGGGCCGGATGGGATAGGAGGCGTCGGACGTGAGCGTGAGCGTGCGCTGCTCGCGGTCGAGGGACTTGATGCGGATGATGTTGTTCCACCAGTTGTAGCGCGGGAACACCATCACCTCGCCCTCCTCGGGATGGGCCCAGGTGCGCGCGTCGGCTTCCTTGTAGTGGAGCACGTTCCTGGGCTCGCCCTCGATGTTGACGTACATGGGCACAGGCTTGCCGTCCGCGTACGCCCAGCCGCCCGTCACGGGATGATCGAAGTCGTGGTTGGGGTAGCGCGCCAGGTCCATGCGCTTGCCGTTGCACAGGAGCTGCCTGAAGTAGACGCCCTGCAGGCCGTGCGCGGCCATGTCGGCCTTCAAGATCTTGCCCTGGTAGGGCGTGAAGCCAGCGATGGTCTTGCCGCCGATGAGGATGGGCTGCTCGCCGGGGATAGCCCGCCAGACCACCGGGGTCTGCCGGCTCCCGGAGTCCTCGGCGGTGAGGGACAGCGTGGCGGCCAGGGGGTACAGGCCGCCACGCACGTACACGGTCACCGGACCGTTGGCCTTGAGCCGGCGCACCTCATCGCGCGCCCGGGCGAGGGTCGCGAAGGGCCCGTCCGTGCCGGCGGCGTTCGCATCCGGCAGCGCCCCCGACCAGGCGTCGTTGCCGCGTGGCGAGACAAACAGCGTCACCGGGGCGGCCAGCGCCCCGGTGACCGTCAGCGCCGCCACAATCGTGTAGACGAGCCACTTCACGGTCATCGCCTCCCGAACGTGCGGTGTGGTGCCCGCTACAGCCGGTACGCCGCCTCCACCTTCGCAATCGCCAGGCCCACGTCCCGGGCATCGTCGTCGGTGAAGCTCTCGTGCACCGAGGTGCGCATGAGGTTCAGGTCCGCCTGCTTGGCGTTGGGGCAGCAGTTCTCGTAGTCCACATTCCCCTGCTTCTCCCACAGCGGGCAGCACCACGGGCAGTCCGTGTTGCCGTAGGCCTTGTGCTGCAGCGTGTAGGGGTTCAGCATCGCCAGCGCGCCGTAGTTGGGTGCGACGCCGACGCCCTCGGCCCCGACGGCCTCACAGAACTTCGCCTTGTCCACGCTCATGCGGTCGGCGTGGTAGCGCAGGAAGATGAACCAGTAGGCGCTCTTGGCGCCCTCGATGACCTTGCCCATCTGCACGCCTTCGGTCCCCTGCTCGATGAGGGTCTCCTCGATGATCTGCGCGCAGCGGCGGCGGACGGCGACGATCTCGGGCAGCTTCTGGAGCTGCACGCGCCCGATGGCCGCGCCCAGCTCGGTCATGCGGTAGTTGATGCCCACGAACATGTTGCCCGGCGAGTCGGAGTTGAAGGGCTTGCCGCGGTCGGCGAAGCGCTTGGCCTGCCAGTACAGCTCTTCGTCGTTGGTGACGACCATGCCGCCCTGCCCGCCGGCGGTGGAGTGCTTGCCGCTCATCAGCGAGTAGCAGCCCATGTGGCCGATGCTGCCGGCCTTCTGGCCCTTGTACTCGGCGTCGTGGGCCTGGGCGCAGTCCTCGATGACCCATAGATTGTGCTCGCGGGCAATGGCCATGATGGCATCCATGTCGCACGGCTGGCCGGCGATGTGGCCGCAGACGATGGCCTTCGTCTGGCTGGTGATGCGCTCGCGCACCGAGGCCGGGTCCATGTTCTGGGTCTCGGGGTCGGCATCGGCGAACACGGGGATGCAGTTCTGCAGCAGCACGGGCATGATCGCGCCGGGGTCGGTGATGGGCGAGCAGATGACTTCACTGCCCGCGTCCAGGCGCAGCGCCCCGAGGGCGGTGTGGACCGAGCCGGTGCCGTGGGAGACGGCGTTGCCGAACTTGCAGCCCATGTGGGCGGCGAACTCCTGCTCGTAGGCGTCCACTTCGACGCCACCGTAGCGCTCGAACGCTCCGCCCTGGGTCCGGGCGCGCTCGACGACCCGGTTGATCGCCTCGATCTCGCGCTCATCAATCTGATCGCGCATCGGGAACGGCGTGGTGCGGACGGGGCTCCCCCCGTCAAGGGCCAGCTTGCTCATGTTCTGCCTCCAGATTGGTCAGAGCGAGGGTGTCGTTGCGGGCGAGACCCCGCCTGGGTATCCGATGAGGGCGGGGTCCCCGTCAGGCCTGCGGCCTGACACCCCGCCCTGGTTGTCTGCCTATCGACCCGAACCGCGAACCCCGGGTCCCGAACCCAACCCCAACCCCCAATCCCTAATACCTGCCGTACTTCAGACAGCTCTGGAAGTACGCATGCATGTTCTCGGGCGGGGTGCCCTCGCGGAAGCTGTCGGAGCTGCCGATGATGAAGCCGCCGCCGGGCTTGGCGATCTCCATGGCCTCGGCCACGGTGCGCTCCATCAGTCCGGGTGTGCCCAGCTTCGCGACGTAGATCAGGTCCACATAGCCCTTCAGCGTGACCTTCGCCCCGATGCGCTGCTTGGCCTCCCGCAGGTCGAAGTCGCAGATCGGCGGCGGGGTGCACGTCTCCAGCACGTCCACGCCGCAGTCGGCGATCAGCTCCATGGTCTGGGCCAGCTTGCCGTCATCGTAGTAGTCCACATACCCGCCGTAGCTGTGGGCCAGGTCCGCGACCGCCCGGATGTGGGGCACGAAGACCTCCGCGAAGATCGCCGGCGACCAGCCCGCCGAGACGCTGTTGTAGTAGGAGTTCAGGAAGATCCATTCGCCGCCGGCTTCGAGCACGGCCTTGGCCTCGGCCATGGTGCGCTCCTGGAACAGCTCCACCTGGGCGTCGAAGAAGGGGCGGTCCAGGTAGAAGTCCATCATGAGCTGCTCCATGCCGCGCGCATCGCCTGCCTGGTGGCACAGGTCGCTCAGCACATTGACCATCACGACGCCGCGGTCGCCCAACTCCGTCATGCGCGCCGGCACGTGGTCATAGTTGCCGCTGATCGGCGGGAGGACGTACGGCAGGGCGGGGAGATCATCCGGGCCCTTGAGCAGGTACTCGGTCTTGATGGGGTTGGGGGCCATGCCGTACTCGCGGCCCGAGGGCGGGATCTTCGTGCGGTCCGACAGCTTGCCGGCCGGGGTGTGGAAGGTACGCTCGACGACCTGGTACTCGCCGTCCTCGTGCCGCTCCTGCTCAACCCGCACCTGCGGCAGGTTGTACGTGTCGGGGTAGGAGACGAGGTAGTTGGGCGTGCGCGAGGACAGGATCTCCATCGGGTCAATGGCGGGAGAGTAGGTCTCCTCCAGGCCATGCGTCTGGTCCGGATCCAGCCACTTCCACTGGATGCGCGGGCAGATCGGCACGCGGTCTGGCTCTTCGTGACGCACGGTCGCCAGCAGGCGTTCTCGGCCAGTCATCTGGGCCCTGGGCATGCGAGGTACCTCTCACAGGATCTGGTGCGCCCGACACTCCTGTCGGGCAGTGGTACTCGGGTACGCCCGACACTCCTGTCGGGCGGGTGGACGGCGGGCCCGACAAGAGTGTCGGGCGTACCGGCAGGGCCGTCAGGCCCCGTCCGGCAGTGCCGAGACTACCGCTTCCGCCCACAGCCGCGCCATGTACTCCATCCCCGCGATGTTGGGGTGCACGGGGTCGGCGCCGTACCACTTGGCCTTGTCTACGGCATAGGCGGCGAGGAAGTCGGGACCCGGCCGCAGACCCCGCCGGGCGACGAGCGCGTCCATCTCGGCGCTGTAGCTTTGCAGGATCGGTGCCGCACCCTCAGCGTAGTCATAGCACGGGCGGGCGATGAGAATGCGCTCCGGCCGCGCGCCGTAGTCCGTGATGAGCAGGCTGACGATGGCGTCGAGGTTCGCCGCCACAGTCGCTGCCGGAAGCTGCGCGCGCTCGTCGTTGACCCCCAGGTGGATCAGCCACACCTGCGGGCGTAGCAGCCGCATGCGCTCCTGCCACCCGCGGTCGCCGCGCATGGTGTTGAGGGTCGCGCCCGTCGTGATGCCGCCGACGCCCTCGTTGGCGATGAAGACAGGCTGCCGCCATCGCTCGGTCAGGAGGTTGTTCAGGTCGGTCATCCAGCTCTGGAAGCAGTTGACCTCGGGGCGGTGCCAGGCGGTGGTGGGCGAGTACTGCGGGAAGTTGCGGCCGTCCTGCGAGACTGCGTCGGGCGGGAACATGCTCGCCGTCAGGTGCAGGTCATCCCGCCAGAAGCCGTGCCCCTGGTAGCCCTCGGTGATGCTGTCGCCGAGAGCGCCGATGACCGTGCCGATGCCGA contains:
- a CDS encoding DegT/DnrJ/EryC1/StrS family aminotransferase → MSKLALDGGSPVRTTPFPMRDQIDEREIEAINRVVERARTQGGAFERYGGVEVDAYEQEFAAHMGCKFGNAVSHGTGSVHTALGALRLDAGSEVICSPITDPGAIMPVLLQNCIPVFADADPETQNMDPASVRERITSQTKAIVCGHIAGQPCDMDAIMAIAREHNLWVIEDCAQAHDAEYKGQKAGSIGHMGCYSLMSGKHSTAGGQGGMVVTNDEELYWQAKRFADRGKPFNSDSPGNMFVGINYRMTELGAAIGRVQLQKLPEIVAVRRRCAQIIEETLIEQGTEGVQMGKVIEGAKSAYWFIFLRYHADRMSVDKAKFCEAVGAEGVGVAPNYGALAMLNPYTLQHKAYGNTDCPWCCPLWEKQGNVDYENCCPNAKQADLNLMRTSVHESFTDDDARDVGLAIAKVEAAYRL
- a CDS encoding SGNH/GDSL hydrolase family protein, whose protein sequence is MLSLLLTALLVALVWQTAVAAPAAIELPLTPAEQAVARTPLLLTVPDLKGSYTIPYIQSSRELRVRVVFPADAPPIRVRVLLLHNDRPVAEQPATPAAPEVAFPALAPGEYALRLGGLDAAGRVVCSASWSRVGIGTVIGALGDSITEGYQGHGFWRDDLHLTASMFPPDAVSQDGRNFPQYSPTTAWHRPEVNCFQSWMTDLNNLLTERWRQPVFIANEGVGGITTGATLNTMRGDRGWQERMRLLRPQVWLIHLGVNDERAQLPAATVAANLDAIVSLLITDYGARPERILIARPCYDYAEGAAPILQSYSAEMDALVARRGLRPGPDFLAAYAVDKAKWYGADPVHPNIAGMEYMARLWAEAVVSALPDGA
- a CDS encoding right-handed parallel beta-helix repeat-containing protein, yielding MKWLVYTIVAALTVTGALAAPVTLFVSPRGNDAWSGALPDANAAGTDGPFATLARARDEVRRLKANGPVTVYVRGGLYPLAATLSLTAEDSGSRQTPVVWRAIPGEQPILIGGKTIAGFTPYQGKILKADMAAHGLQGVYFRQLLCNGKRMDLARYPNHDFDHPVTGGWAYADGKPVPMYVNIEGEPRNVLHYKEADARTWAHPEEGEVMVFPRYNWWNNIIRIKSLDREQRTLTLTSDASYPIRPGDRYWVQNLFEELDAPGEWYLDKTTGTLYFWPPDGADPTTMTVCAPVLRTILELKDGASYVTFRGFTFECAEGTAVAMRDTNDCRLEASVIRNVGDYNGSGVSISGGHGNSIVGCDIHDVGRDAISLNGGNRDTLELAGNVADNNYLHHTGVYYKQGVGVSCNGVGNRASHNLIHDCPRFGIVWGGSDHVLEYNEIRHCNLETADCGAIYSWQVDWSKRGTEIRYNYLHDIVGFGQENGQWVSPHMNWGVYLDDGTCGVHVYGNVIVRTILGGVHVHGGRDNVIENNILVDGRDNEMQYSGYVKGGHPVPMMTEAWNKFHGTAAYLKYPGYEALTKSLDDAWQMAGNKFVRNIVAYRGPAVRLYAHANLPFDQTESDYNLIWSEGQPLRTSVTRTRSVSGPNLAPSPDFEAGEPGKLPEGWHWGVRPNNSQAGLDVTQHLSGKQSLKIVGDGTVTDASGQRLVVNFNSQDIPMKPGQTYRLAASFRADEPTSCAIMPQAYEAGKYFWARHTGVKARPEWQRVECTFRFPAPGDSDYHEGMSKICIRLDVSQGTGTIWVDDVELREADVMSEWEAWQALGLDTHSVIADPHFVDRAADNYRLHPDSPALKLGFKPIPMDQIGPYQDELRASWPIQQAVGAREQMKLDWAKH